The nucleotide sequence GCACATCACAGGCTGCTCCAGGATACTGATTGTCCCGCCAGGTTCCGCCAAAATCGCTACCTTTTTCAAGAATAATAAAATCATAAATACCATGCTGTTGTAAACGTATTGCCATGGCAATCCCTCCGAAACCAGCTCCAATAATGGCAACTTTAGTATGGGGATGGGAACGTGTAGCGGTGGCATAATCTAGCATCAGTAAATTCCTTACTTATTTTAATGTTGGATATTTATCGTAATTTGCTCCTTGATGATTAGATAGAAAATTGATCTAAACGGCAATAGCCGACACATTATTTTTATAGTACAACTAGAATAATCACATTGTATTTGTATGGTTATGAAACGTTCTGTTCTCAGTCTGATGTATTTGATTCAAGGAATGCGCAAGGCTGGCATGGAGGTCGATCAGAAACTGCAAAACATTGGGCTGCGTGTAGATGCCTTTGATCCAAGCTCGGTGATCCATCCGAGTCTGGAACATGATGTGCTTAAGGTGGTGGGACAGGAAATCCAACCTGAACAGGGATTATTGATTGGCCAGCATTATGCTTTGGCAGGTTATGGTCCCTTACTCATGTTGCTGGTGACCAGTCCTACGGTACGTGATGCATTGAATCAGGTGATCCGTTTTCAGCAGTTGACGCATTTGACCGGTCAGTTGGCCTTGCAGCAAAGCGAGCATCATAGCGCGCTATGTTATCGAGCCAAGCAGCAGGATGATCATTTGAGAATGTTGCTGGCACAGGCAGAGATTTCCGGAACGTTTAAGTTTATCCGGGAAATCTACAAATTGATGGGCTTATCCAAACCTGATTTGCGGATCGAGTTGCCATTTGCCTATCCAGAAGATCTGAATACCTTAAAGGTCTACCATGATTATTATGGAACACAGGTACAGTTTGATGCATCTCGGGCAGCATTCTGGTTTGATGAAGCAGTGCTAGATATTAAAATTCCCTCTGCGGATGCGGTGACTTTTGCCGTCTATGAAGCCAAATGTCTGGCTGAACTGGAACGCTTGCAACAGGATGAGCAGACGCCGACTGTGGTGCAGCGCGTGCAGGATTATCTGGAGATCCAAAGCGGCCTGATGCCCAGCATGGCTGAAACGGCACAGGCGCTGAATATCCCGGAACGAACCTTGCGGCATCAGTTACAGCAATGTGATACCAGTTATAAGCAGATTCGCGAAGAAATTATTAAAGATAAGGCTTTGCGACTGATTGAATACAAACAGTATTCGATTGAAATGATTGCAGAATTATTAGGCTATTCCGAGCCAGCCGCTTTTAACCATGCCTTTAAACGCTGGTTTGGGCAAAGTCCTCGGCAATATATAAAATAGCCTAAGCTAGTTTATGCCAAAGTGTTATAGCGTGTTGATTAAACTCCGCTATAATTAAATTGATCCCAAATAGTACGAAATTCTATGTCCGATTTTAATTCACAGCACAGCACCGCTTTTAGTCCGATTTCTCCTGCAGAACGTTATGCACAAGCGATCTCTTCGGGACAGTTTATGCCTGATGAAGCACAGGCAATGGCAGTACATGAACTGAATCGTGTCTGGCTGGAATTGATTCAGCGTTTTAAGGCATCGAAAAAAGCATTTCGCCGCTTTCGCCGTCAGACGTCTCCGAAAGGCGTATATATGTGGGGTGGAGTAGGGCGTGGCAAAACTTGGTTGATGGATCAGTTTTACGATTCGATTCCGTTTCGCCGTAAAACCCGGATGCATTTTCACCATTTTATGCAGCATGTGCATCGTGAGTTAAACAAATTATCCGGACAGCGTAACCCCCTAGATATCGTGGCAGATCGGATTTATAAAGAAGCGGTCATCATCTGTTTTGATGAATTTTTTGTATCCAACGTAACGGATGCGATGATTCTAAGCGATCTGTTCCAGAAGCTATTTGAACGCGGTATTACCTTGGTCGCTACCTCGAATATCGCACCGGACGGTTTATATAAAAACGGCATTCATCGTGACCGTTTTATGCCTACCATCGAACTGGTCAAGAAAAACTGTGTGGTCTTAAATGTTGATGCCGGAGTCGATTACCGTCTACGGGTTCTAAAACAGGCACAATTGTTTAAATTCCCGTTAACGCATGATCATAAAAACTGGATTGCTCAACGTTTTAGCGCTTTGACCCAGACTCAGACCTGTTCTGAAGAGCCGATTATTATCAACAACCGTATTGTTGAAACCGTTTCACATACTGAAGATGTGTTGTGGTGCGAGTTTTCTGAACTGTGTTTAAAGCCACGTAGTCCGGCTGATTTTATTGAAGTCGCCAATATTTATAATACGGTTTTGGTCAGCAATGTGCCACACCTGACCGATTTTCTGAATGATGGAACACGCCGTTTTATTTATCTGGTCGATGAATTTTATGACCGCGGCGTCAAGTTACTCTTAACCTCAGAAGATAATATCGTGGATATTTACCAGGGTGAAAAACTGGCCTTTGAAATTGAACGGACCCGTTCCCGTTTGCTGGAAATGCAGTCGGATGAATACCTGAATTCTGAACATCGCCAGATTGAGAAAATCGCCTCCGTGAACGCAGAGTAACCATAAAAGCGCTGGTCATTTACCAGCGCTTTTTTTATAAAAATAGGGACTTAAATTATCGACAAGCCTGATTAAACATGGCTTAATCTTGATCTAAATATGATCGTGTATAACTAGAATGCATAATTTTTACTCGAAAATCTGAACTTAAGTCTAATTTCTACATTTCGAAAACTTTATACACTGTCATTAAGGTATTTAGCAGAATGATATCTATTTGCAACTGACAAAGATCAAATATGTTTATGAGGGTATTCATATTAGAAAAAATGCTCAGTATTTAGCAATGTGATAATACTATTCAGCTAGATTTTAATCGGTATACTAGAATCTCTTGTATAAAAAGTAGCAATATCAGGAAAGACAATGACTGCACGTATTCAAAAAGGCAAGTTAGCGATTGCTAAAGAACTTTACGATTTCATCGAAAATGAAGCACTACCAGGTTCTGGTTTAGACAGCGAAACATACTGGAAAAACTTTGAACAAGTCGTTGTTGATCTTAGCCCTAAAAATAAAGCACTTTTGGCTAAGCGTGATGACATTCAGGCGAAAATTGATGAATGGCACCGCAATAACACATTTGAATTACAAGCTTACAAAGCTTTCTTGACTGAAATTGGCTACTTGTTACCAGAAGTAGAAGATTTTCAAATCAGCACTGAAAATGTAGACGAAGAGATTGCAGTACTGGCAGGTCCACAGTTGGTGGTACCGGTACGTAATGCACGTTACTGCCTGAACGCTGCAAACGCACGTTGGGGTTCTTTGTACGATGCACTTTATGGTTTCGATGTCATCTCTGAAGAAGATGGCGCGGAAAAAGGCAAAGGCTATAACCCGAAACGTGGTGAAAAAGTTGTCGCATTTGCAAAGAATTTCCTCGACGAAACTTTCCCATTGGCACAAGGTTCGCACGCAGACGCAACTCAATACGCAGTTGAAGCTAATGCACTGGTTGTTACCCTAAAAGACGGTTCAAAAACAACTGTGGCAGATGCCGCTAAATTCGTTGGTTACAATGGCGAAGCTTCAGCACCGACTGAAATCGTACTTAAAAATAATGGCTTGCACGCAATCATCCAGATTGATGCCAATAGTTCGATTGGTCAAACTGACGCAGCAGGCGTAAAAGACGTCGTTCTTGAAGCGGCAGTTACGACCATTCAGGACTTGGAAGACTCGATTGCAGCCGTTGATGCTGAAGAAAAAGTGGAAGGCTACCGTAATTGGTTAGGCCTGATGAAAGGTACTTTAGAAGAGTCTATTGAGAAAAACGGTAAAACTGTTACCCGTAAACTGAATGAAGACCGCACTTTCAAAAATGTAGAAGGTGGTGAAACTAAAGTTCATGGCCGCTCATTGATGTTGCTGCGTAACGTTGGTCATTTAATGACAAACCCGGCGATTCTGGTAGATGGCGCAGAGATCTATGAAGGCATCATGGATGCACTGGTTACGCCATTGTTGTCTTTCGCAGACATCAAAGGTGAAAACACGATCAAGAACTCGCGTCAAGGTTCAATGTATATCGTTAAGCCGAAAATGCATGGTCCTGAAGAAGTAGCATTTGCCGTTGAATTGTTTGAACGTGCCGAACAGGCACTTGGCTTACCTGCAAAAACTTTAAAAATCGGGATCATGGATGAAGAACGCCGTACTTCTGTGAACTTGAAGAACTGTATTGCACAAGCCAAAGATCGTACTATCTTCATCAATACAGGTTTCATGGACCGTACCGGCGATGAAATCCATACCTTTATGGAAGCTGGTCCATTCGTTCGTAAAGGCGAAGTAAAAGGCCAAATCTGGTTCCCAGCTTATGAAAACCGTAACGTGATGATCGGTCTGCAAGCGGGTTTACGTGGTAAAGCACAGATTGGTAAAGGCATGTGGCCAAAGCCAGACATGCTGCTTGACATGTACAAAACCAAAACTGAACATCCTGAAGCGGGTGCGAGCTGTGCATGGGTTCCATCACCTACAGGTGCGGTGATCCACGCGATTCACTATCACCAGATTAATGTTGCAGACCGTCAGCAAGAACTATTGTCGACTCAGCCTTTATCTCTAGATGATTTGTTGACACCGCCATTGGCGAAAGACACCAACTGGTCTGAAGAAGAAAAAACCAAAGAACTTGAAAATAACTGTCAAGGTATTTTAGGTTATGTGGTTCGTTGGGTAGATTTGGGTGTAGGTTGTTCTAAAGTGCCAGACATCAATGATGTCGGTTTAATGGAAGACCGTGCAACTCTACGTATTTCTTCACAACACGTTGCGAACTGGTTGCGTCACGGTATCGTAAGTCGTGAACAGGTAGAAGAAGTCATGCAACGTATGGCGAAAATTGTGGATGAGCAAAATGCCAATGATCCATTGTATACGCCAATGTCTGCTGACTTTGCCAACAATATTGCATTCCAGGCAGCATCTGACCTGATCTTCAAAGGTGGTGAGCAGCCATCAGGTTATACCGAGCCGCTTCTACACGCAGCGCGTTTAAAGTTAAAAGGTTATACAGGTGATTAATCCTGTCTAGCTTAAAAAAGCCTCTTCGGAGTAATGCCAGTCAGTTAAGAAATTGACTGGCATTTTCTTGGATATTTTTGTGCTTTAATTTTCACTACTCGCGGACATTGCCTTTGCCTTTTTTCAGGTAATACAAATATTTTAGATTGTTCAAATAATTGCGCTAAATGTTTGGGTAGGTTTCCTGCTGATTCTAAAGGTGTGTGCCTTAAGATATTGATAATACTCATAGATGCAATATGGAAACTGATCCTTAAAGGACTCACCTTTGCATGTTCAGCGATAAACCTCATCTGTCTTCTTAAGATATTATATGCAATAAATACCCCCCACAATTCTTGATAGACCAAATCAGGTTGTTTGCTTCTTAAAATCCTTGCATCCTGTAAATCACTTTTAATTTCCCGATAACACATTTCTATTTCCCAACGCTGGATATAAAGCATTGCAAGGTCTTTGAATGGATAAACTTTAGAATCTGTTAATGATGTAATGTAACGTCTTATTTTTCCTGCATATTCAACTTCAATTAAACGTGCTTCCCAATAGTCACCCAATGACGGATTTATCTTTTTTGCTCTTGCTGAAACAGGCATTTTGATCTGAAAGTCATGGGCCGCATTATGATGAATCACTTCATAACGCAGGTTGTCCTTTGCTCGCATCAACCAATGACTCTCTTCTGCCTGAGATTGCCAGCTCACTAAAAAATCAGCAGAGAAGTAAGCACGATCAAATAGGGTAATACTGCGAACTGGTGCTTTTAATTGACTGGCTAAGGTTAATTCACCTTGATCCATACTACCCATTTGGGCATCAATCATTTCATGGGTATTGGTATTCACCAGGCAAGTCGCTCTAACTTGTGGGTAAGGTGCAGCTGCTGTTTTGCCTTTGGATGAACCAAAGTGCTTAAAGTTTTCTTCTGTATGAGGCATAGACCAAACCACACCATCTACAGCACAAACGCATAGACCGTGAAAGTTGCTATATTGTTGTTGTGAGTCTTTAAACCATGCCTGACTTAATGTCGAAAATAAAGCACTCATGGGTTCTAAGCCTAAGCGTTGTCTTGCTTGTACGGATGCACTCGGTACACAGTATTCTGCCGTACCGAAAACAAGTTGCAATTGTTGAACCACATACCAAATCGGTTGATTTCGAAATAGAGCAAGTCCGATTACCAGCCAAACAACATGTTCAGCAGGCAGTTTTCTTTTTCGAATTGATGCTTTACCTGTTTGGTCTAAGCAATCTTCAATCCAGTTTAAATCAATCAATTCACTGAATTGTGAAAGTGAAGGTAGGGTTTGTTTTAATGTTAAATCTAGATTCTGAGATAAATTCATAAAAAAAGAGCGTATTTACATACGCTCTTTTTACAGCATTTTAACTTTTTTTGCTTAACTGACTGGCATTACTCTTCGGAGGCTTTTTTATTGTCTAATGGTAAGCCGTCGTTGTTCTGACTAGAAATTTTCCAGCTGAACTCTTAAAGTGGGGCAAAGCATGCGAGGAAACAATAAAATGATGACGGTATATCAAAATTTAGACCAGCAGTTTATTCATGGTCAGTGGCAAGGCGGTACTTCAACCAGAACAATAAAAAATATAAACCCCTATACCCAGAGTGAAATTTTTAGCATGGCAGCGGCCAGTTCTGTCGATGTAGACAGTGCTTATACCGCAGCAGAGCAGGCTTTTCAGCAGGGTGTTTTGAATTCCACTGAAGTACGAAAAACAGTGCTGCAAAATGTGATCACAATTATTCAGCAGCGTCGTGATGAAATCATTGACTGGCTGATCATTGAATCTGGTAGTACACGTATTAAGGCAGGCCTAGAGGTAGATGCTGCTCTGGGCATTATTCAGGAAAGTCTGGCTTTTCCAGATCAGATACAAACAGAACAGCTGGAAAGTAAAGATCCCGCACGTAAAAGTCTGGTTTTGCGCAAGCCTTTAGGCGTGATTGCAGTCATCAGTCCATGGAACTTTCCATTTCATTTGTCTTTACGTTCAGTGGCTACTGCAATTGCCTGTGGTAATACCGTTGTATTGAAGCCGGCCAGTGATACCCCGGTGACTGGCGGTACCTTAATCGGCAAGCTATTTGAAGAAGCAGGTTTAGCTGCAGGTGCACTGAATATCGTTGCCGGGGCTGGTAGTGAAATCGGGGATTATTTTGTTGAGCATTCAGCGCCGAAAATGATTTCATTTACCGGTTCGACTGAAGTGGGGAAAAGTGTCGGCAGTAAAGCCTTGGCCAGTTCCCGAATCAAGCGTCTGGCACTTGAACTGGGTGGCAATGCACCTTTGGTTATTCTGGATGATGCCGATCTTGATCTAGCAGTTGAACTGACGCTGATGGGGCGTTTTATGCATCAGGGACAAATTTGCATGAGTACCAATCGGGTCATTGTCGATGCATCAATCCATGATGCTTATGTAGATAAACTTCTGGATCAGATCAAAATGATTCCAGTGGGTGATCCAAATCTGGAAGATACCGTGATTGGACCGATCATTAACCAGAGTCAGGTTGAAAAACATCAACAGATCATTCAAACAGGGAGTGAGCAGGGCGCGCAACTGGTGTATGAAGGGGGAATCGAAGGGAATCTGGTCTATCCACATATTTTTATTGATGTCGCGGAAGATTCCGATCTGGCGCAGCAAGAAAGTTTTGGGCCGATTTTACCTATCTTAAAAGCCCGGGATGAAGCACATGCTTTAAATCTGGCCAATGCGACTGAGTTCGGTTTGTCCAGTGCAGTATGTACCTCAAACATCGAGCGAGGCACTGCTTTTGCCGCACAACTGGATATTGGGATGACACATATTAATGGCATTAGTGTTGCAGACCAGTCAAACGCACCCTTTGGTGGCGAGAAAAATTCAGGATTGGGTCGTTTTAATGGCCGCTGGATTTTTGAGGAATTTACCCGGACACATTGGTTAACTGTACCTAATTAATAACAGTCAACGCGCCTAAAACTATAGAAATACGACAGGCTTAGACTTGGCATCACGCTATAATCTGATAGTCGAATGATTTACATATATGAACCATGTGCGCCAACTTTAAGCCTTTAACCTTAGAACAGTTGCATAATCTGGGATTGCCAGAAATTCCTTTTGAATATCCAGAGGAGGTCTATCCCAATTATGCTACACCGCTTTTGTTTCATTCAGCTCAAGGACTGGAATGGCGTTCCGTGAATTTTGGACTCATTCCGAAATGGGCAGAAGACAAAACTATAGGTACCAAGACCTATAACGCCAGAAATGAAACCTTACTGCAAAAGCCCACCTTCGCTGAAGCCACCGCCAAATGTCATTTTGGCGTCATTCCGGTATCGGAATTTTATGAGTCTAAATATTTTGACAATAAACCGCAGCGTTGGGGTGTAAGACGTAAAGATGGTCAGGCGACTTTTATTGCAGCTGTGTATGAGATTGCTCGGGTACAAGGTGAAATTGTACGCTCTGCCAGCATGATTACCATGGATGCAATTGATCATCCCATGATGAAGGAGTTTCATGAGCCGGGTAATATCAAACGCTCGGTTATTGTGATTCCACAGCAGCGACTGCAAGAATGGCTAACGCTAAGGCATCCAGATATTCATAGCTTTGTAGAGGGCTTTCCAGTAGAAGAGTTCGAATGTTCACATGTACCAAAAGAAAAAATCAAAAAAGTCAGTCCACAACTGAACTTTTTTGATTTTTAGAAAGCTCTGGCGAATTATTTATTATTGTAAAGTGTACGCCAATTCGCCAGCGTCTATTTAAAATAAAAAGTAGGTCTCTTAACGAGCTAAATTTTTGAAAATATGACGTAAACTTTCCATGGTTTTTTCAATTTGCAAAGGCGTTAAACCTTCAAATGACTGTTCCAGTACCACATTAGTTAGATCATTGATCTTATGTGTCATTTGCATGCCTTTATCGGTCAAAAATACTCGGGTAATCCGTGCATCATCCTCACA is from Acinetobacter lwoffii and encodes:
- a CDS encoding IS4 family transposase; this translates as MNLSQNLDLTLKQTLPSLSQFSELIDLNWIEDCLDQTGKASIRKRKLPAEHVVWLVIGLALFRNQPIWYVVQQLQLVFGTAEYCVPSASVQARQRLGLEPMSALFSTLSQAWFKDSQQQYSNFHGLCVCAVDGVVWSMPHTEENFKHFGSSKGKTAAAPYPQVRATCLVNTNTHEMIDAQMGSMDQGELTLASQLKAPVRSITLFDRAYFSADFLVSWQSQAEESHWLMRAKDNLRYEVIHHNAAHDFQIKMPVSARAKKINPSLGDYWEARLIEVEYAGKIRRYITSLTDSKVYPFKDLAMLYIQRWEIEMCYREIKSDLQDARILRSKQPDLVYQELWGVFIAYNILRRQMRFIAEHAKVSPLRISFHIASMSIINILRHTPLESAGNLPKHLAQLFEQSKIFVLPEKRQRQCPRVVKIKAQKYPRKCQSIS
- the zapE gene encoding cell division protein ZapE is translated as MSDFNSQHSTAFSPISPAERYAQAISSGQFMPDEAQAMAVHELNRVWLELIQRFKASKKAFRRFRRQTSPKGVYMWGGVGRGKTWLMDQFYDSIPFRRKTRMHFHHFMQHVHRELNKLSGQRNPLDIVADRIYKEAVIICFDEFFVSNVTDAMILSDLFQKLFERGITLVATSNIAPDGLYKNGIHRDRFMPTIELVKKNCVVLNVDAGVDYRLRVLKQAQLFKFPLTHDHKNWIAQRFSALTQTQTCSEEPIIINNRIVETVSHTEDVLWCEFSELCLKPRSPADFIEVANIYNTVLVSNVPHLTDFLNDGTRRFIYLVDEFYDRGVKLLLTSEDNIVDIYQGEKLAFEIERTRSRLLEMQSDEYLNSEHRQIEKIASVNAE
- a CDS encoding SOS response-associated peptidase family protein, producing the protein MCANFKPLTLEQLHNLGLPEIPFEYPEEVYPNYATPLLFHSAQGLEWRSVNFGLIPKWAEDKTIGTKTYNARNETLLQKPTFAEATAKCHFGVIPVSEFYESKYFDNKPQRWGVRRKDGQATFIAAVYEIARVQGEIVRSASMITMDAIDHPMMKEFHEPGNIKRSVIVIPQQRLQEWLTLRHPDIHSFVEGFPVEEFECSHVPKEKIKKVSPQLNFFDF
- a CDS encoding malate synthase G; this translates as MTARIQKGKLAIAKELYDFIENEALPGSGLDSETYWKNFEQVVVDLSPKNKALLAKRDDIQAKIDEWHRNNTFELQAYKAFLTEIGYLLPEVEDFQISTENVDEEIAVLAGPQLVVPVRNARYCLNAANARWGSLYDALYGFDVISEEDGAEKGKGYNPKRGEKVVAFAKNFLDETFPLAQGSHADATQYAVEANALVVTLKDGSKTTVADAAKFVGYNGEASAPTEIVLKNNGLHAIIQIDANSSIGQTDAAGVKDVVLEAAVTTIQDLEDSIAAVDAEEKVEGYRNWLGLMKGTLEESIEKNGKTVTRKLNEDRTFKNVEGGETKVHGRSLMLLRNVGHLMTNPAILVDGAEIYEGIMDALVTPLLSFADIKGENTIKNSRQGSMYIVKPKMHGPEEVAFAVELFERAEQALGLPAKTLKIGIMDEERRTSVNLKNCIAQAKDRTIFINTGFMDRTGDEIHTFMEAGPFVRKGEVKGQIWFPAYENRNVMIGLQAGLRGKAQIGKGMWPKPDMLLDMYKTKTEHPEAGASCAWVPSPTGAVIHAIHYHQINVADRQQELLSTQPLSLDDLLTPPLAKDTNWSEEEKTKELENNCQGILGYVVRWVDLGVGCSKVPDINDVGLMEDRATLRISSQHVANWLRHGIVSREQVEEVMQRMAKIVDEQNANDPLYTPMSADFANNIAFQAASDLIFKGGEQPSGYTEPLLHAARLKLKGYTGD
- a CDS encoding helix-turn-helix domain-containing protein, with translation MKRSVLSLMYLIQGMRKAGMEVDQKLQNIGLRVDAFDPSSVIHPSLEHDVLKVVGQEIQPEQGLLIGQHYALAGYGPLLMLLVTSPTVRDALNQVIRFQQLTHLTGQLALQQSEHHSALCYRAKQQDDHLRMLLAQAEISGTFKFIREIYKLMGLSKPDLRIELPFAYPEDLNTLKVYHDYYGTQVQFDASRAAFWFDEAVLDIKIPSADAVTFAVYEAKCLAELERLQQDEQTPTVVQRVQDYLEIQSGLMPSMAETAQALNIPERTLRHQLQQCDTSYKQIREEIIKDKALRLIEYKQYSIEMIAELLGYSEPAAFNHAFKRWFGQSPRQYIK
- a CDS encoding aldehyde dehydrogenase family protein; its protein translation is MMTVYQNLDQQFIHGQWQGGTSTRTIKNINPYTQSEIFSMAAASSVDVDSAYTAAEQAFQQGVLNSTEVRKTVLQNVITIIQQRRDEIIDWLIIESGSTRIKAGLEVDAALGIIQESLAFPDQIQTEQLESKDPARKSLVLRKPLGVIAVISPWNFPFHLSLRSVATAIACGNTVVLKPASDTPVTGGTLIGKLFEEAGLAAGALNIVAGAGSEIGDYFVEHSAPKMISFTGSTEVGKSVGSKALASSRIKRLALELGGNAPLVILDDADLDLAVELTLMGRFMHQGQICMSTNRVIVDASIHDAYVDKLLDQIKMIPVGDPNLEDTVIGPIINQSQVEKHQQIIQTGSEQGAQLVYEGGIEGNLVYPHIFIDVAEDSDLAQQESFGPILPILKARDEAHALNLANATEFGLSSAVCTSNIERGTAFAAQLDIGMTHINGISVADQSNAPFGGEKNSGLGRFNGRWIFEEFTRTHWLTVPN